The window AAATCCATATTTATTTTTGTCTTTGTTTAGTTAGTGTCCCACAAAGATGTCAGTGAACATTTAAACGCCCATAACCAAAGCCAACACTTGTCAGTTTCAACGGCGCTCGTTGTCTTTGCTTTGATGAGAGCACTTGTCTTAGGGTTAGGAAAGCTTTGGATTTTGAGTTCTTGCTTAGCTAGGTCAAATAAAACCTAAGATCCTATTTAGACCTATATTTTGTGTTAAAGTGCAGACAAGATTATAATAGATGACTAGCTCTAGAAATATTTTACTTTTTGTCACATTGTGTGAGATTTATTTATGTTTCTTTGTTTGATAAGTGGAATTTGtaaattcaaaattttgaaattttggatCACAAACGTCACTTGTCAAACAAAGATAATCCTCACACCAATTATCACAAGTTTGTGTCTGAAGATTATAGTGACTAGCTCAAGAAAAATATTACCTTATGTGTCACAATTAACACAAGTTGTGTGAGGATTTGTCTGGACAAGTGAAATTTGTGAAcccaaaattttgaatttttgtgtcaCAAACACTACTCGTCAAACAAAAAAATCTTCACACAACTTGTCTCAGCAGCGAGTGATGTGCAGTTTAGATATACTTTATGAGTTCATATTCTATCgctaataaaatataatattttaagtGAAAAAGTGTACGAACTAAATATAAATTGAATTTGAAACCATTAGTGACTGGCCTCCAAAAATTTCTCGGTTATAAAAAAACCAACTATGACAACTGGCTGGTAAGAGCTGTTTTTATGTATTAACTCTGAAGATTGATATTTCAACGTCATAATGAATAGGTAGAAGTATTGTCAAACGGCAACATAAAGTAAGTCTTTTTGGACACTATAGAGTagataattaatattttatttatgaGATATAATAAACAGAGAGAAAATATAGCTTAAATAAGGAAACAGTAGTAGTTATACAGTTGATACTAAACAGTAAAATTGAAATTTTGGCTTGTAAAATTTCCAATTAAATTTTGCTTAAAAATGAAAGTCCCAATGGTTTCATTGCAACATACAATGTCATGTTTCTTACAAAATGTTTGCATTATTGAGTCAAAAAAGGTTTCTCcatatttgtttatttttcttttttataaaagATGGAAAATATAAGGATGAGATCTAAATGGCTAGGAAGGAGGATAGATATATATAGCTAATTATTCACTAAAGGTTCTAGCTAACTTGGAAAATGTTATACTCTatccgttttaatttatatgaTATAGTTTGACTCTATACGAGTTTAAGAAAGGCATCGAACAAGGAAATTTattttgagattgatattgttcTTGTTCAAGAGTCAAGACTGTTTTTGCTATTTGTGTATGTGGATTTCTGATCAGTTTGCTTGCACCTAGCTACACTAATCCATCGTATACAAACTACCTTCAAGTGCATATACAGATAACTTTTCCATATGAAAAATGTTCACCTAATGTCGCCTTTGTTGGGATTCAAATATTGATTCCCAAGGTTATTGGTCTAACTCTTTCAATTGCTAGGTAACTCCATTGAGTAAGGCATCATCAAATTTTAGGACGAGAGTCATGAGAATAAAATATATTGTCAGGCCTCAGTGTATACGTTTATGTTGTGTTAGGATCGGGATCCGGATCAGGTGATGCGGATTTTAAAGCAGTATTATAACAACAATGATAAAGTTAATGCAAGTTGATAATGATGACAATTAATGCAGataaagaaaacacaaatttAACGTTGTTCGATCAATGTGACATACATTCATAAGTAGAGAAGAGCAAATTTACTATACTAACAAGAATACAAAAaaagtataaaattagaataaatattttaattaatttcaaatacCCTAAGAAATTAATTCCACGAAAACACTCACAAAGGAATTCACAATTCACACAAGCAAAACAAGAACATACTCTCTGTTACAAAATAGTGCATAAGATGCCACTTTTGTAATACTTCTTGCTATCTATGAATTGGTGTGTTCTTCAAATAATGAGAATCGCCTCTATTTATAGCTAGAGACTCTTGGCCTCAAAGTTGCTACTGGAAAGATGTTATGGAAAATATCATGACAAAGTTATCCAACCACATATTTCAAACTTTGTTCGTGAGTTTAATTACCTCTCAGTTAAGTTTTTTTCTTGGGTGAAAAAATAGACTTATGCCTATAGTGGGATATACCCTACTCAGAGGCGGAGCCATAGTGTTAGCTACGGGTTCGGCCGATCCCAATAGCTTTGGTTCAAATCATGTACgtatttgtcttaaaattttcattaaatatatacaaattattaatttagaactcagtaaCTTGAAAAGATTAGGACCCCGAACTCATAAGTTTGAAATCTTGGCTTCGCCTCTGACCCTACTAAAGCCAAAAGAAATGACCGTATTACAAATCTTCACCTTGACCTAAATTTagcaaataaaataaatttgttgCACCTTTATGCAAAAGCCCTTATAGGGTAAATCCTAATAAATTGGTATCAGAACTGAATCTAGCCAGGTTAAAAAATAATGGACGAGGAATTTGTTGTTACAGCCAAAACAAAAAAGTAAAAttaggtattattttaaatttctcaaatgagttttaatttGAAGTAGCTACATAAAGTCCAGTCAGATTTGTTAGGATGAAAGTAACTCGATTAGATCCGGCTCTTAGCTTGTACCAATTCGTTAGGATTTAGCCCACAAGAACTTTTAAAGAGAGCTGCAGCAAATTTTTCTATATTAGAAAAAATTAGATCAAGGTGGACATTTGTAATATAGTTATTTCTTTTGGCTTTAGTGGGATCCATCCCACTATAAGCATAAGCCTATTTTtccttccaaaaacaaaaaaaagtgtGATCGACAGATAATTAAACTTGGGGACATAGTTTAAAATGTGTGGTTGGTTTATTTTGTCATGATATTTACTATGGCATCATCTCAGCTATAGCAAGCTTGAAGGACATAAGTCTCTTGCTATAAATAAAGGAGTTTATCCTCATTTGAAGAACATACCAATTCGAAGCATTACATGTTGCTTAAGTTTATTTAGAACATGTGGAGACAATTGATGTCTTTGTAATTAATATAGCCAATTTTACTTTGTTTACATGTAAATAATTGATCTCTGAGTAAAATATTCACATTCAGTATGCATATTAATGAGTTGCAGAATTTGGTGCAAGCTAGATTTTAGCTAGCTATGCTTACATTGCATGTTTCATTACTAACTTGAGTTCTATGATTTGTGAGTATGCAATCGTTGTTAtggattttagaaaaaatataCAAGCAGCAAGAAAGTTGAAAATAGGATTGAAAAACTGtctctaaaattttattaatcatagggctttaaatagccaaataaataaagtagaAGACTTCTCctacaactaaattactaaaTTCTTACTATAATTAAAATTCGGAATCTTCTAGCAGACTCCTCCTAAAACTAAACAACTAATTATTCTAGAAAACAGTAGCAGTAAcagatgcaaaatccaacactcctCCTTGCTTCTGTTACTGCAGTCTAAAGAAGGTCATCCTCAATTCCTTCTTTTGCTATTAGTGCTTGTGCATGAGCATCTTTGAACTTGCACACTTTTGTAACATAACCTTTTTGTTTGCAATTTTCACATAATGCATCAGGTCTCCACCAACAAAATTTTTTTAAGTGTGTTTTCTTTTTGCAATATTTGCAATAAGGATTATCACTTTTTCTTTTTGGTGTTTCGCATAAAAAATACCCTCAGTAACTTTGTCTTGTCTGAAGGCCTTTCTTTGCTCTTGTGCTTGAAGAACACTTATTAATTCTGCAACAGAGATGGTAGAGAGATCTTTAGACTCTTCCAGAGAGGAAATTTTGGATTCAAATCTCTCAGAAATTGTCACAAGAATTTTTTCAACTATCCTGTTATCTTTGAAATCCTCGCCAAGTAACCTGATTTTATTGATAATTAAAGAAATTCGGTTAGAATACTTAGCGATGGTCTCATCATCTTGCATTCTAAGAGATTCAAAatctcttttcaaatttaaaatttgattTTGTCTGCCTCGTTCATTTCCTTGATACTCCTGTTTGAGTGTTTCCCAAGCTTCTTTTGCTGTCTCACATGCAATGATTTTAGAGAAGATCGAATCTGCAACTGAATTTTGAATTATAGTTTTGACtttgtattttttgattttcttatcCGAGTGAACTTTGATTTGGGCAAGAGCAGGATTTGCAGGAAGTTGTATAAGTTTGTCTTCTATTACAACTTCCCATAGATCATAAGCTTCAAGATAAGATTTCATCTTCACTGACCAAATCTGATAGTTTTCACCGGTGAAAGTTTGTGGGGTATTCAAAGAGAGACCGCTGGTTGCCATTGTTAAAAATTTAGTTAAAAATCGGTATGGGTAAAAATGCGTATGGTTTAAAAGTGGTTGAAATTGGTTGTTTTTCAGCAAATTCAGAGATCCGTCAAGATCAATggaggctctgataccactgttaggattgaaaatctgtctctaaaattttattaatcatagggctttaaatagccaaataaataaagtagtagactcctcctacaactaaattactaaactcttactataattaaaattctgaatcttctagcAGACTCCTTCAAAAACTAAACAACTAATTATTCTAGAAAACAGTAGCAATAACAGATGCAAAATCCAACAATCTTTATAGTGGAAGCTATTATATCTGGCTAAACCAAATAAAGATATGTTAATGCAGATTTGGGAGTTCTAAGTAATGTGACAATATTTCATTTttattcttttgttctttctatGCTAAAGACATCTAATGGAAACAGAAGCCAGGCACTCAGAATGTTTGATCATTTATATCCATTTGTCTGAATAACTGGAAATAGATCATTGCTCATCACAAGCTCTACTCTACTCAGCTCAACTATGCTTCTATTCAAAACTAGTTGGGGTCGTCGATATGAATACGAATACTCTACAGAGTAGGAACCAGTAGCTCATTTGCTTTTAAATACtcatgcaatttatttgaaattAGGAATTCTCTAAACTAGAGATTATCTAAATCCCAAATGTATCCTTACTTGGACCAGATGTGAGTACAACTAGTAACTTTCTGAGCCTTTACCTCAATTAGTTAGTACTCCTATTAGCTATAGCTATCCTTTGCTTCTAATATGTTCGTTTTTAATTAAGTTTGCATTGATTCGAGATATGTAGCTCCGTTGGAACAAACTCATTTCTAGATTAGCAAGTAAAAAGTCTTAAGTACCATTTTTAGTGTCAAATATTGTCTCTTTTTTTCCTTGCTTCtaccttttcttttcctttcttctttctgGTTTCGTTGTTTTAATCCAAAAATATCATTCTAACCAGAGCTTTTACTCAATCTGTTCTCAGCTTCTCGTTAACCTGCAAAAGACTAAATCCCTGATTCTCTTGTTTTGTTGGCTTCATCACTGTTTATGCTTAATCACCGAGATTTTCCCTTCTAATCCTTTTCTACTTCACCCCTCGTTATGTTATACATGGTGGGGCAAACCTCATTGAGGACACTGAGTTCCAAGGGGGAGAGGGGGTTGAATGTGATGCCCGTGACGGAGGGCAGGCTGATGAGGGTAGGTCAGGCAGGACTTGCAGACTTCTAGGCAAGGGAAATGAAAGTGAAGAACTTTACAAGGCATGACACAAGTTCACAAGATACGCGTGCTTTTGGGGCTCGAGGTGGCGTAGCCAAAAAAGACGAATGCGTGCGGGCCTAGGCCTAAAGCGGATGGACATGGCCTAAAGCGTGCGGGCATGGGCTTGTGTCGTAACTCGTAACAAATatggtgtgtgtgtatatatatataaaatgaatCGTTCTTCCATTATAATTTGACAACACTAAATTTTTATTCTTTTGCAACCATAAAGAAAAAAGACATGCACAACATATGAGATGCATTTTATATTATAATAGGGAAATTTGGTGCACATAACCCGTTGGACTCACTTTTTGCCTAGTATCACTAACCAGGGATTTTCTTGAGTTGATTGTTTTCATTAgcctatattttcgtgtactgTATCAGGATAACTATTCTATCGGATGGTGACATTGTTATTGGTGTTAAATATTTACAGGTCAAAGTGGTTACCCAATTTTATGTAAATTATTGTTCTCATAATTCATACATTTATCTTCAGAGAATGAGTAGACTTGGTTAATATATTCCCTTTACTTTCTCAAAACCATTTTTACTGTTATCTGAAACTATATTGGCTTTTGTTACTCATAATTGATACAGGGAATTGAAGATGGAAGCAACAACTAAGTCCCAAAGGGAGCATGTTTTTCTCATTTTGAGTACTATTTCTTTTTATACCCCCGACAGCAGTTTGTGCACAGGTTTGAAACTCCGGGGATGTATGTCTGCCAAGTTATGTATTTCTAGTGAGACATAACTTTTGTTGAATTAAACCTAAGATGCTGGATTTTGCCAACTTCTTTGAACTGGTTTCGTTGTTCTGTGTTGTAGATTATCTTCGAATTTGATAATTTCTATAAGAAATGAGCAGCCGATGATTGATGTTGACTTCATTCTATTATGCATCTTTATTTGCGTTTAAAGTCTCAAAAAGGCCCTTCCTTGTATGGATTTAATTTATATGCACTGACATAATAAGTGTATTCTTTCTTGTTTCTTTATTCTAAGGGTCTTCTAACGTTGCCTCCTTTGGAAGTTTAATTTCGTCGTTTATACATGAGATCCCTTGTTAACCTTATGGATTGGTCCTAAACTATTAtttgtcatatatatatatacactagttTCTATGTACGTGTTTCACAAGTAACACCCTAACTAAGAGGAGAAGGATGGAAGGAAACCAAAAATCTTAAGAGAATAAATTTAGAAGTGTACGATGCAATAAGCTTGATTAATATTGAACATGTTCATTTCGTTCAACTTATATCTTATGAAGATATTAAAGACATCACATTTGTAGTTAATTCATAGCATGTATGTTTATTACTACTATTAACGTATGTTTATTACTACTATTAACGTTTTAACTGTTAGGTTTTAAGTAGCAATCAACGATCCTTTTCTCTTTTACTGCATATAGCTGTTTTTCACTCATTTCCCTCATAGCTGAACAATAGCTAGGTTTTATTACCGATAAACTCAAATTTTCGTATTAGTTCTAcctaaaaagagaaagaaaatggaATACCAACAAGCGTCTATTATTGAATTTACTCGATCTCTTACGCATTATATATGAACAAAGCAGGTAAGGAAGACTTTTGTGGACATATGAGAAGACTTTAAAGATTGAACTATAAGAACTTACTTTCTCTTGTGGCTTTTTACTATAGGAATGAGAAGAAACTTTTAATCTTTGAAAATGTCAACAAATATATAAAGAATCTATCAACAATGTATGTTAGACTTGCAGTCTATCTACACATACACTCTTTTCTCTCCTCCTCTTTTTGTTTCtatttttcctttctctctagcTTATAATATTAAGATTTAAGTTTTAGTAGGTTGGTCTCAattaatatactattattttattattgaAACTAAACGTTTCCAGTGATTTAATAAAGATAATCAAATCGATATAAGTAATTTTGTCTCGTATTTATGATTCTTTATGGTAGTTAATACATGTCTAATTTAAACTTGTTCTTCTCTACATTTATTCTCCTTTAATTTGAAACCAAACTCTAATTACTCTTGTACATACATTGATGTAATggcatctattttttttttccaattcaaTTGAAGCAACATTATGATTACATGAAAGTCAAAACTATAAGGTTGTAATTGATTCCTAGAGTGAACAATTCTGCTCTACAAtttccacttttttttttttattagagACGAATTTTAATTCTTAAATGTTTGTGTCACAAACTCAGCTCACTTGATACGCTGGACAAACAACAATAACATTACTCATTGTACTCCCATAAGTAGGGTCACTTGATATATATGCTGGACCTTCATCACATTAATTTATTCATCATAGTAAGGCTTGGTGTTCTTATAAACTCTTTTAAGAATGTGTAAGAATAATTATCTTATAATGGAGTACTCAAAATTTTCAATTACATAAACTCCACTCCCAAAATTTATTATGCTTCCTATAGTTAATTAGTTTAGTGTGCCCCCAGCTCTTTGGTGATTTTCTTTTCCCTTAAGTTAATACTCCTAGTACATTATAAATAGTTAGTGTAGTTAGGTCATATTAATTAGATTTTCTAAAACTCAAAACATTTTCATATCGAGCATCATATGCAGCAACAGACGTTGTTCACAATTTTAAATTAGTTTATAGTTACAAACTAAGCGTATATCCAGATATCCTACGCTTACAATATTTTCTTTTCGAGTCTAGAATTCCACCGTTATTTCATTTTGGTTTGAACTTTGTTAAAGAATCAACTAAATCCTAAAAAAGTTGTTATAGAGAAATTTATATAGTGTAATTAACAAATCTATCGTTGGGCTAAGTTTTTTTTCCTCCTATTGTGTTTTAATTTCCCATGAAGGATTTGCAAAAATAAACGTGGTAGAAATACATGTGAAAAGAAATAGTATTCATATCGAAATTTGATTCAAATCCATCGTTTTCACAATTTAACCAATCTAAAGTTATTAATTTATGCTAAATAACAAAGTAAAAAAAAGATATAAGATAAAAGTAAACTTAAGAGGAACATGACAGGTTAAAATTTTTGCCGGGTAAAACCTAACTCCATAATGTAAAGAAATAATATCAGCTAGACTATAATAATCACCAATGGCTTCATTTTTTACTGCCATTATGGACCTGTCACCTTTGTCATGATCTTCGTCCGATTCAATGAAGGAGTCTCCCAATGTAGTAAGAGCTTATTTCACAACATTGTCGGcaatattttttcttttgaatcgtttgtcaggaacctggttcctcttaGTTGCTTTATCTGAGTTGTGTTTGTACTGATCTTGCTTGAGAAGAGGACAATCTTTGATAAAGTGCCCTAACTTCCTACACTTATGACATAAGTCATATCCTCTTGGCTTGCTGGAGCTGCCCCACTTTGGAAAACCTCCATTTCtgcgaaccattttctgaaatctctttgtcaagtaagccatatcagcatcctcaccacttgattcattgttgtctgtcttgaggaccaggttTTTCCCCCTCTTGGGCTCTCTTCTCTCgttatccttcttcttcttcttcttcttcatttcgtaCGTCTTCAGATTCCCAAAGAGCTCGtcgattttggaataatttatttattttaattaaaaaccgaccaactttggtcgatttttctgggtttaattttggcataaaatgcctgttttggaagctaaaccacctgccagcataccaatacaacaacacaacaacaacaacaacacagcaacaacaacaacaacaataacaacaacaacaacaaaaacacaacaacaacaacacatcaacaacaacacaacaacaacaacaacacaacaacaacaaccaaaacattcaataaatactttaaaactaacaaattaaagttcaattaaacataaaaatccaaaaccaagttaaaactaattataactagttcaaaactggttctatttgtctagttcaaagtatataaaagtcaaggggtgttttgtacaacatcatcatcaccgtctgatgaactttcatctacaagacgatatagagaacagtcttgtggaggacgggaagtaCGATCACGgagaggacgggaggaacgatcacgagtagggcgggaggaacgatcacatggaggtcgaccctccggagatgactcacgagatcggggcaacggaaaagctccact is drawn from Nicotiana tomentosiformis chromosome 12, ASM39032v3, whole genome shotgun sequence and contains these coding sequences:
- the LOC104088828 gene encoding uncharacterized protein; the encoded protein is MATSGLSLNTPQTFTGENYQIWSVKMKSYLEAYDLWEVVIEDKLIQLPANPALAQIKVHSDKKIKKYKVKTIIQNSVADSIFSKIIACETAKEAWETLKQEYQGNERGRQNQILNLKRDFESLRMQDDETIAKYSNRISLIINKIRLLGEDFKDNRIVEKILVTISERFESKISSLEESKDLSTISVAELISVLQAQEQRKAFRQDKVTEGYVTKVCKFKDAHAQALIAKEGIEDDLL